The Fulvia fulva chromosome 6, complete sequence genome includes a window with the following:
- a CDS encoding Serine/threonine-protein kinase Nek7 has translation MNTTPSSGNFSEMSPQQCFCSPRGVCSVCAAMVQGAGQGIGMYAAPSAPSDLPTAAGADMYSGAEFFDWDAAMAAQSYIGTQTLDGYRPTQGNSSLALQGAPESGYATQPLTDIDCLASPFRNHLSLPVTPAPPGPASSQTIEVPRNFHTESFPENLAQVDMGAGLHGHAVKRHEVPKSVGKRTIRDITAYDTAGQPDHKTRKLFDASEHLQFNGEQTELLEVKLQQWQKRSHLPLDKDLKNIAAACDLSPLKVALWFGAKLRLHEAPAGRVPRATDPAQPAGTTDVSAMIWKYINDAANKDCTPGKPGKLAGKFRCTWGCTYSSDSRFDWERHEESKQPQNFWACISCRGSDTGASFITHRRDKLFPHIHSMHPTEESNKDQLREKSKVQYEAPFIRHCGYTCVSTGQVCGHIFKSWKERNDHWIAHFNDDVDGPSDQPPSSRNRDVGDGGSPGDSNSNSSDGSSTATSGVSPPTQQGSNSGQSKRQRYSGGRQRVQQEAPNGVLIKAEPAQPCSARMSPPTRKVCHLTFIDIHNHELVTPDVTPKFLALDCDVEAMKVLPQKTSLKLNASTELRLPARDGAVAVMKAAIEIAMEMGFQYLWSDMISSTATSQANRKEIYEEAMLITSMGFRKDESQPIWHFTSDFKHLEKVRTWSEQRNWFRHVEALGQGAYGFVDKVKLESSGSPPETYARKIVLRDRTNKSQRARYLREIEIMQSLDHPHVARFIAAYCDRTAFNILMSPVADCDLRRFLSTPKEFEAKIQCVPQWFMSLAEALKYMHNTGLRHKDIKPANILISDNKVLLTDFGTSLRNSKTGAAALTSGGTFLTPKYSAPEVAAQKLRGLPADIFSLGCVFAEMIAIACEGSLEHLHESIGLADEGSDSDTNYNRRIPQLQAWLRSLDMTDLNASLKRAILVTVQMVNSDQTKRPLAPEIVRQLCSKEHRQAGAACELCSDQQRRADVPTAACHCCSTSLGICHGSLPHDYIVLDRLLSLRFDGSNLQKLALQEKIVFDLQINADVGNGGSQSKLNLFKQHFQQALQDQAYVDRNDDYTDDKPSVKTDRPPLRQGSSESYRAYQKRVADAYAMSLDRPDTNRANQVTANTIRGIPRFEEVDDE, from the exons ATGAACACAACACCTAGCTCGGGAAATTTCAGCGAGATGTCGCCCCAGCAGTGCTTCTGCAGCCCTCGCGGCGTTTGCAGTGTCTGTGCAGCAATGGTTCAAGGAGCGGGACAAGGCATCGGCATGTATGCTGCACCCTCCGCACCCTCCGACCTACCCACCGCGGCGGGAGCAGACATGTACTCTGGGGCGGAGTTCTTCGAT TGGGACGCCGCCATGGCAGCTCAGTCATACATAGGCACCCAAACTCTAGACGGCTATCGACCCACTCAGGGTAACTCCAGCCTTGCCCTGCAAGGGGCGCCAGAAAGTGGCTACGCGACACAGCCTCTGACTGATATCGACTGCCTTGCCTCTCCCTTTCGCAACCATCTGTCTCTGCCTGTGACTCCAGCACCGCCTGGCCCGGCTAGTAGCCAGACTATTGAAGTACCAAGGAACTTCCACACTGAATCGTTCCCAGAGAACCTCGCTCAAGTCGATATGGGTGCAGGCCTCCATGGCCATGCTGTCAAACGCCACGAGGTGCCCAAGTCTGTTGGGAAACGAACGATACGCGATATTACAGCCTACGACACAGCTGGCCAGCCTGACCACAAAACAAGAAAGCTATTCGACGCATCGGAGCATCTGCAGTTCAACGGCGAGCAGACGGAGCTGCTAGAAGTTAAGCTGCAGCAGTGGCAGAAGAGGTCTCACCTCCCACTCGACAAAGATCTCAAGAACATCGCTGCCGCGTGTGATCTATCTCCTCTCAAGGTTGCCCTTTGGTTTGGTGCTAAGCTTCGACTCCATGAAGCTCCAGCAGGACGGGTCCCGCGCGCAACGGATCCAGCTCAACCCGCTGGTACAACGGACGTATCTGCGATGATATGGAAGTATATCAACGACGCCGCTAACAAAGACTGTACCCCTGGAAAGCCCGGGAAACTGGCCGGTAAATTCCGCTGCACTTGGGGATGCACATATTCGTCAGATAGTAGATTCGACTGGGAACGCCACGAAGAGTCGAAACAGCCACAGAACTTCTGGGCATGTATCAGTTGCCGCGGCTCAGACACTGGCGCCTCGTTTATCACACACAGGCGTGACAAGCTATTCCCGCACATCCACTCTATGCATCCCACGGAAGAAAGCAACAAGGATCAGCTCCGCGAGAAGTCGAAAGTGCAATATGAAGCACCCTTCATCAGACACTGCGGCTATACCTGTGTCTCGACCGGTCAAGTGTGTGGCCACATCTTCAAGTCTTGGAAAGAGCGCAATGACCACTGGATAGCGCATTTCAATGATGATGTCGATGGGCCTAGTGATCAGCCTCCGTCGTCGCGCAACAGGGACGTCGGAGATGGTGGCTCGCCCGGCGATAGCAACAGCAACTCTTCAGATGGCTCCTCGACAGCCACCTCTGGCGTTTCCCCGCCGACCCAACAGGGCAGCAATAGTGGCCAGTCGAAACGACAACGATACTCGGGAGGGCGACAAAGAGTTCAACAAGAGGCTCCGAATGGGGTCCTGATCAAGGCCGAACCTGCTCAGCCATGCTCAGCGCGAATGAGTCCTCCTACTCGTAAGGTTTGTCACCTCACCTTCATCGACATTCACAACCACGAACTAGTCACTCCAGACGTGACCCCCAAGTTCTTGGCGTTGGATTGCGATGTCGAGGCAATGAAAGTGCTGCCACAGAAGACCTCCTTGAAACTGAATGCTTCGACCGAACTTCGCTTACCAGCACGTGATGGTGCTGTGGCCGTGATGAAAGCAGCTATCGAGATTGCCATGGAAATGGGCTTCCAGTATCTCTGGTCTGACATGATCAGCTCGACCGCGACATCACAAGCCAACCGGAAAGAAATATATGAAGAAGCAATGTTGATCACGTCCATGGGCTTCCGCAAGGACGAGAGTCAGCCCATCTGGCACTTCACAAGCGACTTCAAGCACTTGGAGAAAGTGCGGACCTGGTCGGAGCAGCGAAACTGGTTCCGGCACGTAGAGGCCCTCGGGCAGGGTGCTTATGGCTTTGTCGACAAGGTCAAGCTCGAATCGTCGGGTTCGCCGCCCGAGACCTATGCTCGGAAGATAGTCCTTCGAGACAGGACGAACAAGTCTCAGCGAGCGCGATATCTCAGAGAGATCGAGATCATGCAGAGTCTCGACCATCCGCATGTCGCCCGCTTTATCGCTGCTTACTGTGACAGGACTGCGTTCAACATCCTCATGTCGCCTGTGGCAGATTGCGATCTCCGACGATTCCTCAGCACCCCTAAAGAGTTCGAAGCCAAGATACAGTGTGTGCCGCAATGGTTCATGTCTCTGGCTGAAGCACTGAAGTACATGCACAACACGGGGCTCCGGCACAAGGACATCAAGCCAGCCAACATTCTGATTAGCGACAACAAGGTTCTTCTTACTGACTTTGGCACCTCTTTGCGTAACTCGAAGACCGGAGCGGCGGCGCTGACATCGGGAGGGACCTTTTTGACGCCAAAGTACAGCGCGCCTGAAGTCGCAGCACAGAAGCTCCGGGGGCTACCTGCTGACATTTTCTCGCTTGGCTGCGTCTTCGCCGAGATGATTGCGATCGCGTGTGAAGGTTCGCTCGAACACCTTCATGAGAGCATCGGCTTGGCGGATGAGGGCAGTGACAGTGATACGAATTACAATCGACGCATCCCACAACTGCAGGCTTGGCTTCGATCGCTGGACATGACTGACCTTAACGCCAGTCTGAAGAGGGCGATCCTTGTCACAGTACAGATGGTCAACAGCGACCAGACAAAGCGGCCTCTAGCCCCGGAAATTGTCCGCCAGCTATGCTCAAAAGAGCACCGCCAGGCAGGTGCAGCCTGCGAGTTATGTTCCGATCAGCAACGCCGAGCTGATGTGCCCACGGCGGCATGCCACTGCTGCTCTACATCGTTGGGAATATGCCATGGCAGCTTACCCCACGACTACATTGTCCTCGACAGGCTGCTGTCCCTTCGCTTCGATGGCTCCAACCTACAAAAGCTCGCGCTACAGGAGAAAATCGTGTTCGATCTGCAGATCAATGCAGACGTCGGCAATGGTGGAAGCCAGAGCAAGCTGAATCTGTTCAAGCAGCACTTTCAACAAGCTCTTCAGGACCAAGCATACGTTGATCGCAACGA TGACTACACCGACGACAAACCGTCAGTAAAGACTGACCGACCGCCGCTCAGGCAGGGTTCGAGCGAGTCTTATAGGGCATATCAGAAACGCGTGGCGGACGCTTATGCCATGTCGTTGGATCGCCCAGACACAAATCGAGCGAATCAAGTCACTGCGAACACTATCCGAGGCATTCCGAGATTTGAGGAGGTCGATGATGAATGA
- a CDS encoding Serine/threonine-protein kinase: protein MVRSSDGTGSGSHTSQGPQSNHTVVTNPPNYIGDTAESLAGPTYLVDVHLDRVVPAPEKAKYLALEYSWASRQSARNRTTPVRSLFDKEGLSMPADELPLPFERAAALTRDMGYRYLWVDYKCETTMAAQIRDAVYERAAFILVIVSMDSSSDQIWHFTCDHRNLRTVLSWFQTSIPSLPFLHVQNLGHGACGIVDEVQLRTSPESFARKVCIRQRDDLRSPDLHEIEILQKFDHPNIARFVAAYYQKRALNILMSTVAECKLKEYLSEPTAYDKRSYMPEWYYSLASAVDYMHSLSCRHKDIKPANVLISGRKVLLSDFGTSYQFSMDNSTSTGPGFMTPRYCAPEVARLGARGRKADIFSLGCVFVELITVDVGLSLSRLSRFLGFHEKPRSVTSVYHQHIERLREWLILLRLRASMAHQALVLRITDRMIDVQPQRRPSAAEVRRSLGAVLPPSSVGLGQSGCFSTGPMVLHKRYNALATLV from the coding sequence ATGGTACGCAGTTCTGACGGAACTGGTTCCGGAAGTCATACCAGCCAAGGGCCTCAGAGTAACCACACAGTTGTGACAAATCCGCCGAATTACATTGGCGATACTGCTGAGAGTCTAGCCGGACCCACATACCTGGTCGATGTTCATCTTGACAGGGTTGTTCCAGCACCAGAGAAGGCCAAGTATCTTGCTCTCGAGTACTCGTGGGCCTCACGACAATCCGCACGAAACCGCACGACACCAGTCAGGAGTCTCTTTGATAAGGAGGGACTTTCGATGCCAGCTGACGAGCTGCCTTTACCATTTGAACGGGCGGCAGCTTTGACCAGGGACATGGGTTACCGCTATCTGTGGGTGGACTACAAATGCGAGACAACAATGGCCGCGCAGATACGCGATGCTGTGTATGAACGCGCCGCATTCATACTCGTCATCGTCAGTATGGACTCTTCCTCTGATCAAATTTGGCACTTTACGTGTGACCATCGGAACTTGCGCACCGTTCTTTCGTGGTTCCAGACCAGCATACCTAGCCTTCCGTTCTTGCACGTACAGAATCTGGGCCATGGAGCATGCGGCATTGTCGATGAAGTCCAGCTTCGAACGTCTCCCGAATCCTTTGCTCGCAAAGTATGCATCCGACAAAGGGACGATTTACGGTCACCGGATCTTCACGAAATCGAGATTCTCCAAAAGTTTGACCATCCGAACATTGCAAGGTTCGTTGCGGCATATTACCAGAAACGAGCTTTGAATATCTTGATGTCAACAGTCGCGGAGTGCAAGTTGAAGGAGTACCTCAGCGAACCAACAGCATATGATAAGCGATCATACATGCCAGAATGGTACTACTCTCTGGCCTCAGCGGTCGACTACATGCATAGCCTCTCATGCCGACACAAAGACATTAAGCCTGCCAATGTCCTAATTAGTGGGCGTAAGGTTCTCCTCTCGGACTTTGGAACCTCGTATCAATTCTCCATGGATAATTCGACATCGACCGGACCCGGCTTCATGACACCGAGATATTGCGCACCGGAAGTGGCCCGCCTTGGGGCACGAGGCCGCAAGGCGGACATATTCTCGCTGGGTTGCGTTTTTGTCGAGCTGATCACCGTCGATGTGGGACTGTCCTTGAGCCGGTTGAGTAGATTCCTAGGGTTTCACGAAAAGCCACGAAGCGTCACCTCGGTGTATCACCAGCACATTGAACGACTCCGCGAGTGGCTTATATTGCTTCGACTCCGTGCCTCCATGGCGCATCAGGCACTGGTTTTGCGCATCACTGACAGGATGATTGATGTCCAACCACAGCGCCGACCATCCGCTGCGGAAGTGAGACGGAGCTTAGGGGCAGTGTTGCCACCTAGCTCCGTCGGGCTGGGCCAGTCTGGATGCTTCAGTACAGGTCCGATGGTATTGCACAAAAGATACAACGCTTTGGCTACGCTTGTCTAA